A genomic region of Candidatus Bathyarchaeota archaeon contains the following coding sequences:
- a CDS encoding PAC2 family protein: MSKEKSKMLKINFHLKKKLRNSVLIEALPGIGFVGYLAGAYLIQEFNAEKICEIVTPNLPNLTFIEGGEIKYSFNALYSITKSSLNKDLMILFGNTQASSSLDQYKLYNEILDLSKQMGCKEVISIGGLKRERLSPQINIYCTATSKEVLMRTLNLGAKTLYGKVFGAAGVLPGLAKLKGLNGLCILVDTLGLYPDELAAQIALKFLAAYLNIPIEIKKFEKSTKWALTFLSNV, encoded by the coding sequence ATGAGTAAGGAAAAGAGTAAAATGCTAAAAATAAATTTTCATTTAAAGAAAAAATTAAGGAATTCTGTCTTAATTGAAGCGTTACCTGGAATAGGTTTTGTAGGGTATTTAGCTGGAGCATATTTAATTCAAGAATTTAATGCTGAAAAAATTTGTGAAATTGTAACTCCAAATCTTCCAAATTTAACTTTTATAGAGGGGGGAGAGATCAAATATTCTTTTAATGCTCTTTACAGCATTACTAAATCGAGTTTAAACAAAGATTTAATGATTTTATTTGGGAATACGCAAGCTTCCTCTTCTTTAGATCAATATAAACTTTACAATGAAATTTTAGACTTAAGTAAACAAATGGGATGCAAAGAAGTTATATCAATTGGAGGGTTAAAACGAGAGAGACTTTCTCCACAAATAAACATTTATTGCACAGCAACAAGTAAGGAAGTTTTAATGAGAACATTAAATTTAGGTGCTAAAACTCTTTATGGAAAAGTATTTGGTGCCGCTGGAGTTTTACCTGGTTTAGCTAAACTTAAAGGTTTAAATGGTTTATGCATTCTTGTAGATACTTTAGGGCTTTACCCTGATGAGTTAGCAGCTCAAATAGCATTAAAGTTTTTAGCTGCTTACCTAAATATTCCAATTGAAATTAAAAAATTTGAGAAAAGCACAAAATGGGCTTTAACATTTTTAAGTAATGTTTAA
- a CDS encoding glycosyltransferase family 2 protein, with protein sequence MIPLIYGLAPIHLPSFFYLDLIVRGRVLPKGRYKGEPISIIIPCHNEETVIGNTLKALLKLRKRIKKLEVIVVDDGSTDHTFEVASSFKTKHKDLELKVLKKEDGGKGKSWAVNFGIENATYDIICVLDADSRPYLRSLEYLVPYLKAKRVAAACGIIKVRNKKVNWLTELVSFEYNIANYIQWKKSMIDSYIPWMPGTITLIKKQLAKFPPSLVEDAELSAKLIEEGYVIIVDKRAAASEVAPTTLKAYLRQRIRWSRGNWSLLKYYRNKKMLLNYLLTFFERIQPALTTISYILFGWGLYSRHYTIDFILTPLWCFSLIVTSLIYRQSIKEFKEKYSIKTYFIYFFISSFLYLLIWFRSLFPIKGWYKTKRVKDYY encoded by the coding sequence ATGATTCCATTAATTTATGGATTAGCTCCAATTCATTTACCATCATTCTTTTATTTAGATCTTATTGTTAGAGGAAGAGTTTTGCCTAAAGGCCGTTATAAAGGTGAACCGATTTCAATAATAATTCCATGTCATAATGAAGAAACAGTAATAGGGAATACATTAAAAGCATTATTAAAGCTCAGGAAAAGAATCAAAAAGTTAGAAGTAATAGTTGTAGATGATGGAAGCACAGATCATACTTTTGAAGTAGCTTCATCATTTAAAACTAAGCATAAAGATTTAGAGTTGAAAGTTCTTAAAAAAGAAGATGGGGGAAAAGGTAAAAGCTGGGCTGTAAATTTTGGGATAGAAAATGCTACATATGATATAATATGTGTTTTAGATGCTGATTCTAGGCCTTACCTTCGCTCTTTAGAATACTTAGTTCCATATCTTAAAGCTAAACGCGTAGCTGCAGCTTGCGGTATAATTAAAGTAAGAAATAAAAAGGTTAATTGGCTTACTGAATTAGTTTCTTTCGAGTATAATATAGCAAATTATATTCAATGGAAGAAATCTATGATAGATTCATATATTCCTTGGATGCCTGGAACAATAACTTTAATTAAAAAACAATTAGCAAAGTTTCCACCATCTTTAGTTGAGGATGCTGAATTAAGCGCAAAGCTTATAGAGGAGGGTTATGTAATAATTGTTGATAAAAGAGCTGCTGCCTCTGAAGTGGCTCCAACAACGCTTAAAGCTTATTTAAGGCAAAGGATAAGGTGGAGTCGAGGAAATTGGAGTTTACTTAAGTATTATAGGAACAAGAAAATGCTATTAAATTATCTTCTAACATTTTTTGAACGTATACAACCAGCTTTAACAACCATAAGTTATATTCTATTTGGGTGGGGATTATATTCTAGACATTATACCATAGATTTCATTCTTACTCCATTATGGTGTTTTTCATTAATCGTTACTTCTTTAATTTATAGGCAATCCATAAAGGAGTTCAAAGAAAAATACAGTATTAAAACATATTTCATCTATTTTTTTATTTCATCATTTCTATATCTTTTAATATGGTTTAGAAGCTTATTTCCTATAAAGGGATGGTATAAAACTAAACGTGTCAAAGATTATTATTAA
- the wecB gene encoding UDP-N-acetylglucosamine 2-epimerase (non-hydrolyzing), which yields MNVISVIGTRPEIIKMSLLIPLLDNMFEHKILYTGQHYDYYLSEIFFKEFNLRKPDYKLDLCIKDLNLECFKQTFSMINDVKEVMRKEKPELCIVLGDTNSTLAGAVAASKLNVPLAHVEAGLRSFDLTMPEERNRIVVDHLSSLLLAPSALALNNLKCEGIEGGYVVGNTIVDVCMKFKHKASKLKQFEKYNLTPKDYLVVTLHREYNTREEVLIKIFNALNKLNEIQMIIPIHPRTKQKLIELGFWDIVTKQTHIKIINPLGYLEFLSLMLDSKMVLTDSGGVQEEAVTLKIPCLTLRDNTERWETVYIGANRLTSTNPKKILDEVKKAWNDEEWIKKMDSIINPYGDGYASEKIASKINEYCELKN from the coding sequence ATGAATGTTATTTCTGTTATTGGCACTAGGCCAGAAATAATTAAAATGAGCTTATTAATTCCATTACTAGACAATATGTTTGAGCATAAAATTCTTTATACAGGACAACATTATGATTACTATTTAAGTGAAATATTTTTTAAAGAATTTAATCTTCGAAAGCCAGATTATAAATTAGATTTATGCATTAAAGATTTAAATTTAGAATGTTTTAAACAAACTTTTTCTATGATTAATGATGTAAAAGAGGTTATGAGAAAAGAAAAACCTGAATTATGCATAGTTTTGGGAGATACAAATTCAACTTTAGCTGGAGCTGTAGCTGCCTCTAAACTTAATGTGCCTCTAGCTCATGTAGAAGCTGGGCTTAGAAGCTTTGATTTAACCATGCCTGAAGAAAGAAATCGTATAGTTGTTGATCATTTATCATCGCTGCTACTTGCACCATCTGCTTTAGCTCTTAATAATCTTAAATGCGAAGGAATAGAAGGAGGTTATGTTGTTGGAAACACTATAGTAGATGTATGCATGAAATTTAAGCATAAGGCTTCTAAACTTAAACAATTTGAAAAATACAATTTAACGCCTAAAGATTATCTAGTGGTGACGCTTCATAGAGAATATAACACAAGAGAAGAAGTTTTAATAAAAATTTTTAATGCATTAAATAAGCTTAATGAAATTCAAATGATAATTCCAATTCACCCTAGAACAAAACAAAAACTTATAGAATTAGGGTTTTGGGATATAGTAACTAAACAAACCCATATTAAAATTATAAATCCTCTTGGTTACTTGGAATTTTTATCATTAATGTTGGATTCTAAAATGGTTTTAACTGATTCAGGAGGCGTTCAAGAGGAAGCTGTAACATTGAAAATACCATGCTTAACCTTAAGAGATAATACTGAAAGGTGGGAAACTGTTTATATAGGGGCAAATCGATTAACAAGCACAAACCCTAAAAAAATATTAGACGAGGTTAAGAAAGCTTGGAATGATGAAGAATGGATTAAAAAAATGGATAGTATAATAAATCCCTATGGGGATGGATACGCATCTGAAAAAATAGCTTCTAAAATTAATGAATATTGTGAACTTAAAAATTAA
- a CDS encoding CBS domain-containing protein has translation MLPSLKEIELKRKSLGLNQKQLAKLAGVSQSFIAKIESGKINPSYEKTKIIFDVLETLEKQREIKVEQIMHKEVIGVNEEDSVAKVARLMSETGYSQLPVFNEEKKVVGSVTEKTILDLIVKVKDPKELSNLPVKKIMEAAFPTIDEKSPIDAASFLLQYSPAVLVVSKGEIVGIVTKADLLKTIQT, from the coding sequence ATGCTTCCATCGCTAAAAGAAATAGAATTAAAAAGAAAAAGTTTAGGATTAAATCAAAAACAATTAGCTAAATTAGCTGGAGTAAGCCAATCTTTCATAGCTAAAATAGAATCTGGAAAAATTAATCCTTCATATGAAAAAACAAAAATAATTTTTGATGTTCTTGAGACTTTAGAAAAACAAAGAGAAATAAAAGTTGAGCAAATAATGCATAAAGAGGTCATAGGCGTTAATGAAGAAGATTCAGTAGCTAAAGTAGCACGTTTAATGAGTGAAACAGGTTATTCTCAACTTCCAGTTTTTAACGAAGAAAAAAAAGTTGTAGGAAGCGTAACTGAAAAAACTATTCTTGATTTAATTGTTAAAGTTAAAGATCCTAAAGAGCTTTCTAATCTTCCCGTAAAAAAAATAATGGAAGCTGCCTTTCCAACAATAGATGAAAAATCTCCAATAGATGCGGCATCTTTTCTTTTACAATATTCACCTGCGGTTCTTGTTGTAAGTAAAGGTGAAATCGTAGGTATAGTAACTAAAGCAGATTTACTTAAAACGATTCAAACATAA
- a CDS encoding valine--tRNA ligase, which yields MELPKLYNPKDHEPKWQKLWEEWGIYRFNPKDEIRPTYSIDTPPPYPSGEFHMGNALNWCYFDFVARYKRMKGYNVHFPQGWDCHGLPTEVRAETKFKVRKKDLPIDKFRDLCIQLTLEYINNMKEVMKKIGYSIDWFLEYKTMDPQYYKLTQLSFVILYEKGKLYRSEHPVNWCPRCETAIAEAEVEYIERETTLNYIKFKLIDSIGGDLLIATTRPELLPACVAVAVNPNDERYRNIIGNFVEVPLFNRKVKIISDDEVNPEFGTGVVMICTYGDKTDVKWQKRHSLPQIIVITEDGKMNENAEKYAGLSINECKKAIIEDLEKEGLIVKKEILKQSVGTCWRCHTPVEILSKPQWFMKTRELTDEVIKWTEKVKWIPQFAKKRMIDWALSLDWDWVISRQRIFATPIPVWYCAKCGEIIVAKKEWLPVDPRFEKPKLSSCPKCNSNEFIGETDVMDTWMDSSITCAVHAGWPDNPEMFKKLFPADLQPNGLDIIRTWDYYLMVKHLALFGVAPYKTVLINGMVRGSDGRMMHKSYGNYVEANVVIEKYGADALRQWAASGGSTGYDIPFRWSDVEYGKRFLTKLWNASRFILMNLGNNFKMEDKTYKFETLDKWLLSKLEKLTEEVTEALENFQFNVAIEAIRNFTWHTFCDHYLEAVKPRLHKFKDEESREAVQYTLLYTLYRITQLLAPICPHITESIYQLIKPMINGEKSIHLTKWPTPNKNLISLEDEKIGELIIKVIALIRKMKSERKISLKTQLKKAIIYVRDDEKEILNNHLDLIAQVCLIDAIEIKPLIDESEIKIEIIN from the coding sequence TTGGAGTTGCCTAAACTTTATAATCCTAAAGATCATGAACCAAAATGGCAAAAGCTTTGGGAAGAATGGGGAATATATAGGTTTAATCCTAAAGATGAAATAAGACCAACATACTCTATTGATACGCCACCCCCATATCCTAGTGGAGAATTTCATATGGGCAACGCGTTAAACTGGTGCTACTTCGATTTTGTAGCTAGATACAAACGAATGAAAGGTTATAATGTGCATTTCCCTCAAGGTTGGGATTGCCATGGGCTTCCAACAGAAGTTAGAGCTGAAACAAAATTTAAAGTTAGAAAAAAAGATCTTCCTATAGATAAGTTTAGAGATCTTTGTATTCAATTAACGTTGGAATACATCAATAATATGAAGGAAGTTATGAAGAAAATAGGTTACTCGATAGATTGGTTTTTAGAATATAAAACTATGGATCCTCAATACTATAAACTTACTCAACTCTCTTTTGTTATACTATATGAGAAAGGTAAACTTTATAGAAGTGAACATCCAGTTAATTGGTGTCCTAGATGCGAAACAGCTATTGCTGAAGCTGAAGTAGAGTATATTGAAAGAGAAACAACTTTAAACTATATTAAATTTAAATTAATCGATAGTATAGGGGGGGATCTTTTAATAGCTACAACTAGACCTGAACTCCTTCCAGCTTGTGTTGCTGTAGCAGTTAATCCAAATGATGAAAGATATAGAAACATAATAGGTAACTTCGTTGAAGTTCCATTATTTAATAGGAAAGTTAAAATTATTTCGGATGATGAAGTTAACCCTGAATTTGGAACAGGTGTTGTAATGATATGTACATACGGTGATAAAACTGATGTAAAATGGCAGAAGAGGCATAGTTTACCTCAAATAATAGTTATAACAGAAGATGGTAAAATGAATGAAAACGCTGAAAAGTATGCTGGATTATCAATTAATGAATGTAAAAAAGCTATTATTGAAGATTTAGAAAAAGAAGGATTAATAGTTAAAAAAGAGATTTTGAAACAAAGTGTTGGTACATGTTGGAGATGTCATACACCTGTGGAGATACTTTCTAAACCTCAATGGTTTATGAAAACCAGAGAGTTAACTGATGAAGTAATTAAATGGACTGAAAAAGTTAAGTGGATCCCTCAATTTGCTAAAAAAAGAATGATTGATTGGGCTTTATCTTTAGATTGGGATTGGGTTATTTCAAGGCAAAGAATATTTGCTACACCAATTCCTGTTTGGTATTGTGCAAAATGTGGAGAAATAATTGTGGCTAAAAAAGAGTGGCTTCCAGTTGATCCTAGATTTGAAAAACCTAAACTTTCCTCTTGTCCTAAATGTAATTCAAATGAATTTATTGGGGAAACCGATGTTATGGATACATGGATGGATTCATCAATCACATGTGCTGTTCATGCTGGTTGGCCAGACAATCCTGAAATGTTTAAAAAACTTTTTCCAGCAGATCTTCAACCAAATGGTTTAGACATAATTAGAACTTGGGATTATTATCTTATGGTTAAACATTTAGCTTTATTTGGTGTAGCGCCATATAAAACAGTTTTAATCAATGGTATGGTGAGAGGCTCGGATGGAAGAATGATGCATAAATCTTATGGAAATTATGTTGAAGCAAATGTTGTTATTGAAAAGTATGGAGCAGATGCGCTTAGGCAATGGGCTGCAAGTGGAGGTTCAACAGGATACGATATTCCATTTAGGTGGAGCGATGTTGAATATGGAAAAAGATTTTTAACAAAACTTTGGAATGCCTCAAGATTTATCTTAATGAACTTAGGGAATAACTTTAAAATGGAAGATAAAACTTATAAGTTTGAAACACTTGATAAATGGTTACTTTCAAAGTTAGAAAAGCTTACTGAAGAGGTAACTGAAGCTTTAGAAAACTTTCAATTTAATGTTGCTATTGAAGCTATAAGAAACTTTACGTGGCATACTTTTTGTGATCATTATTTAGAAGCTGTGAAACCACGCCTTCACAAGTTTAAAGATGAAGAAAGTAGAGAAGCTGTCCAATATACTTTACTTTATACTCTATATCGAATAACTCAATTGTTAGCTCCTATATGTCCACATATAACCGAAAGTATTTATCAACTAATTAAACCCATGATTAATGGTGAAAAAAGCATTCACTTAACGAAATGGCCTACACCAAACAAAAATTTAATTTCACTTGAAGATGAAAAAATTGGTGAGTTAATTATAAAGGTTATAGCATTAATCAGGAAAATGAAATCTGAAAGAAAAATTTCATTAAAAACACAATTAAAAAAAGCAATTATTTACGTTAGAGATGATGAAAAAGAAATCTTAAATAATCACTTAGATTTAATTGCACAGGTATGTCTAATAGATGCTATTGAAATTAAACCTTTAATAGATGAATCTGAAATTAAAATTGAAATAATAAATTAA
- the thiL gene encoding thiamine-phosphate kinase, which yields MFTAKNLGEREIIKLFLKYFISSPLDLNFFNEDVALVKLSKGKIAVLKCDMLVSSTDVPPGMNFKQVGRKAIVSTVSDFAAKGVKPLALLISLGLPKHMLKNELKQLALGFASGAKEYNVKIIGGDTNESKELVIDCVGYGVCEEENLVFRWGARPGDILASTGEFGAVSAGLKIVLEGFKASLSLKRKLLRAVYMPKAHLKEGLALSKIKAATASIDSSDGLAWSLFELSKMSKVGFVIRNLPITKEALIFAKLNKLNPIELALYGGEEFNLVLTIKRGKWRKAVEAIEKTGGKLYFLGEAVKGKKIILDLKEEKGEVKPLGWEHFKT from the coding sequence TTGTTTACGGCTAAAAATTTAGGGGAAAGAGAAATTATAAAGCTTTTTCTTAAATATTTTATTTCATCCCCTTTAGATTTAAATTTTTTTAATGAAGATGTAGCTTTAGTTAAATTGTCTAAAGGTAAAATAGCTGTTTTAAAATGCGATATGCTTGTTTCATCTACAGATGTTCCACCTGGAATGAATTTTAAGCAGGTTGGTAGAAAAGCAATTGTTTCAACAGTTAGCGATTTTGCTGCTAAAGGTGTTAAACCTTTAGCGCTTTTAATTTCTTTAGGTTTACCAAAACATATGCTTAAAAATGAGTTAAAACAGTTAGCTTTAGGTTTCGCTTCTGGAGCTAAAGAATACAATGTTAAAATTATTGGAGGAGATACAAATGAATCTAAAGAATTAGTAATTGATTGCGTTGGTTATGGAGTATGTGAAGAAGAAAATTTAGTTTTTAGATGGGGTGCTAGACCAGGAGATATTTTAGCTTCAACTGGAGAGTTTGGAGCTGTTTCAGCTGGGCTTAAAATTGTTTTAGAAGGATTTAAAGCATCACTAAGCTTAAAAAGGAAGTTGCTTAGAGCAGTTTATATGCCTAAAGCGCATTTAAAAGAGGGTTTAGCATTATCCAAAATTAAAGCGGCAACAGCTTCTATTGATTCAAGCGATGGATTAGCATGGTCTCTTTTTGAGCTTTCTAAAATGAGTAAAGTTGGATTCGTTATAAGGAATTTACCTATAACAAAAGAAGCATTAATATTCGCTAAATTAAACAAGTTAAATCCTATTGAATTAGCACTTTATGGTGGGGAAGAATTTAATTTAGTTTTAACTATTAAACGTGGTAAATGGCGTAAAGCTGTAGAAGCAATAGAAAAAACTGGTGGGAAACTTTATTTTTTAGGTGAAGCTGTGAAGGGAAAGAAAATTATTCTAGATTTAAAAGAAGAGAAAGGTGAAGTAAAACCTTTAGGTTGGGAGCATTTTAAAACTTAA
- a CDS encoding redox-regulated ATPase YchF: MIKIGLIGKTNTGKTTFFNAATLLSAEISTYPFTTKEPNIGRAYVQTICVCKELGVKDNPQNSFCIDGWRFIPIELIDLPGLIKGAWLGKGLGTAFLSVAAQADALLHVVDASGSVDSEGRLTKPGFGNPILDVYDVEEELTRWFAKTIEKSSKRIIKQADKSGGDLAEAITEILAGLKIKSFHVTKALEASDLKNKKMINWSEADYLNFAKSLRWLSKPTIIIANKMDIAQAEENFKKLCEEFKDIIVVPCSSDAELALRRAEQKGFIKYIPGEETFKVIDESKLTKEQKWALNYVQQRVLSKFIGTGVQFALNLSVFKLLRMNVVYPVEDPEHLTDKKGNVLPDAFLVPGDATLKDLASQIHSELAQTLIYGIDARTGLRLPINYILRDRDIINIVAASKRR, from the coding sequence ATGATTAAAATAGGGTTGATTGGAAAAACTAACACTGGGAAAACTACTTTTTTTAATGCTGCTACTTTGCTTTCAGCAGAAATCTCCACTTACCCTTTTACAACAAAGGAGCCTAACATAGGAAGAGCTTACGTTCAAACTATCTGTGTTTGCAAAGAGTTAGGTGTTAAAGATAATCCACAAAACTCTTTTTGTATTGATGGTTGGCGTTTTATCCCAATAGAGTTAATTGATCTCCCTGGATTAATTAAGGGAGCATGGCTTGGGAAAGGTTTAGGGACAGCTTTTTTAAGTGTTGCAGCTCAAGCTGACGCTTTGCTTCATGTAGTTGACGCTTCTGGAAGTGTCGATAGTGAAGGAAGATTAACTAAACCTGGATTTGGGAATCCTATTTTAGATGTTTATGATGTTGAAGAAGAGTTGACGCGATGGTTTGCTAAAACAATAGAGAAAAGCTCAAAAAGAATAATTAAGCAAGCTGATAAATCAGGTGGTGACTTAGCTGAAGCTATAACTGAAATTTTAGCTGGATTAAAAATAAAATCCTTTCATGTAACTAAAGCTTTAGAAGCTTCAGATTTAAAAAATAAAAAAATGATTAATTGGAGTGAAGCTGATTATTTAAACTTCGCTAAATCTCTTAGATGGCTTTCAAAACCTACCATAATAATTGCAAATAAAATGGATATTGCTCAAGCTGAAGAAAACTTTAAAAAATTATGTGAAGAATTTAAAGATATTATTGTTGTTCCATGTTCCAGCGATGCTGAGTTAGCTTTACGTAGAGCTGAACAAAAAGGTTTTATAAAGTATATTCCTGGAGAAGAAACATTTAAGGTTATAGATGAAAGTAAACTTACAAAAGAGCAGAAATGGGCTTTAAATTATGTTCAACAAAGAGTTCTTTCAAAATTTATCGGAACTGGAGTTCAATTTGCTTTAAACCTAAGTGTATTTAAACTTTTAAGAATGAATGTGGTTTATCCAGTTGAAGATCCTGAGCATTTAACTGATAAAAAAGGAAATGTTTTACCTGATGCGTTTTTAGTTCCAGGAGATGCAACACTTAAAGACTTAGCTTCTCAAATTCACAGTGAACTTGCTCAGACATTAATTTATGGTATAGACGCAAGAACAGGATTAAGACTTCCAATAAACTATATATTAAGAGATAGAGACATAATTAATATTGTTGCAGCTTCAAAAAGAAGGTGA
- a CDS encoding CPBP family intramembrane metalloprotease, with product MNITKILLKIAEASLSAIITIIIVTYFFSIPLGFILMFLNNETASLIATKVKVLIIFFAIDFWSPLKINLGVLFSVLLLIYLLCLILSWRNELPFHKAILNLKLVFKNWLASMPLISSALLLTIIFLQNLQEKHGVPTGAIQFQNPYEALFSLAYSPIIEEIGFRISFIGLISMLYCLNSAKNFAFKPLILKISVLSFLYPDKAKQTIGLENIKENGWIKGIKLGEWLTVFLTSIGFGLAHYLAGSGWEVGKITSAFLAGLIFSLVYLRYGFHASILLHWFFNYYGYIYELAVEKNFLISIVLILINNLTVILGVLTIGFFVMEFINKSLQFIASSKIKESNF from the coding sequence TTGAATATAACTAAAATACTCCTTAAAATCGCAGAAGCATCTCTAAGTGCAATTATAACAATCATAATTGTTACATATTTTTTCTCAATTCCATTAGGATTTATTTTAATGTTTTTAAATAATGAAACAGCATCTCTAATTGCTACTAAAGTAAAGGTTTTAATAATTTTTTTTGCTATAGATTTTTGGTCTCCATTAAAGATAAATTTAGGAGTTTTATTTAGTGTTTTGCTTTTAATTTATTTATTATGCTTAATATTATCATGGAGAAATGAATTACCATTTCATAAAGCAATTTTAAACTTAAAATTGGTTTTTAAAAATTGGTTAGCTTCAATGCCTCTAATTTCAAGCGCTCTATTATTAACAATAATTTTTCTTCAAAACCTCCAGGAAAAGCATGGAGTTCCAACAGGAGCAATTCAATTTCAAAACCCTTATGAAGCTTTATTCAGTTTAGCTTACTCACCTATAATTGAAGAGATTGGATTTAGAATCTCCTTTATAGGTTTAATTTCCATGCTTTATTGCTTAAATTCAGCTAAAAATTTTGCTTTTAAACCATTAATTCTAAAAATTTCTGTTTTATCTTTTCTTTATCCAGACAAAGCTAAACAAACTATTGGGTTAGAAAATATTAAAGAAAATGGGTGGATTAAAGGTATAAAACTTGGAGAATGGTTAACAGTATTTTTAACATCTATTGGTTTTGGTTTAGCTCATTACTTAGCAGGTTCAGGATGGGAAGTGGGAAAAATTACTTCCGCTTTTCTAGCAGGTTTAATTTTTAGTTTAGTTTATCTTCGTTACGGTTTTCACGCATCAATTTTGCTTCACTGGTTTTTTAATTATTATGGTTACATTTACGAGTTAGCTGTTGAAAAAAACTTTTTAATATCAATAGTTTTAATATTAATCAATAATCTTACTGTAATTTTAGGTGTTTTAACTATAGGTTTTTTTGTAATGGAATTTATAAATAAAAGTTTACAATTTATTGCTTCTAGTAAAATTAAGGAATCAAATTTTTAA
- a CDS encoding methionine adenosyltransferase, with translation MNNNNIVVAELKQIPLEEQPIEICERKGVGHPDYICDAIANEISIALSKEYLKKFGAIMHHNIDKGLLVAGEVERRFGGGKVLKPMLMVFGDRATFKVDEEEIPVNEIVVETAKEWFRKNLRFVNPEEHVRYQVELKRGSEALRDIFKRGGKVLGANDTSAAVGFFPMTETEKIVLETEKFLNSKDFKKKHPESGEDIKIMGLRKNRELQLTIAMAFVDKFIESEDDYFKKKEEILEEIKEFVNSKTNMNASINLNTLDRRGRGMGGMYLTVLGTSADDGDCGQVGRGNRVNGIIPLNRPTSSEAAAGKNPVSHIGKIYNILSYKMAEKIYQEIPGIKEVYVWLLSEIGQPIDQPKIASAQLILEPNTNFLSISKQVKEIIQDELSRIDRFCESLVKGKYEIC, from the coding sequence ATGAATAATAATAATATAGTGGTAGCTGAATTAAAACAAATTCCTTTAGAGGAGCAACCAATAGAAATTTGTGAACGAAAAGGGGTTGGCCATCCAGATTATATTTGCGATGCTATAGCAAATGAAATCTCTATTGCTCTTTCAAAAGAGTATTTAAAAAAATTTGGGGCTATAATGCATCATAATATTGATAAAGGATTATTAGTTGCTGGTGAAGTTGAAAGAAGATTTGGTGGAGGAAAAGTTTTAAAACCTATGCTTATGGTTTTTGGAGATAGAGCAACATTTAAAGTCGATGAAGAAGAAATTCCAGTAAATGAAATTGTAGTTGAAACAGCGAAAGAATGGTTTAGAAAAAATTTAAGATTTGTAAATCCAGAAGAGCATGTACGATATCAAGTAGAGCTTAAAAGGGGTTCAGAAGCGCTTAGAGATATTTTTAAACGTGGAGGAAAAGTTTTAGGCGCTAATGATACTTCAGCGGCAGTAGGGTTTTTCCCAATGACTGAAACTGAAAAAATTGTTCTTGAAACTGAAAAGTTTCTTAATTCTAAAGATTTTAAAAAGAAGCATCCTGAATCTGGAGAGGATATTAAAATCATGGGCTTAAGGAAAAATAGAGAGCTTCAATTAACTATAGCAATGGCTTTTGTAGATAAATTTATAGAAAGTGAAGATGATTACTTTAAGAAGAAAGAGGAGATTTTAGAAGAGATTAAAGAATTTGTAAATTCAAAAACCAACATGAACGCTTCTATAAATCTTAATACACTTGATAGACGAGGAAGAGGAATGGGTGGTATGTACTTAACAGTTCTTGGAACTTCAGCTGATGATGGAGATTGTGGTCAAGTTGGAAGAGGGAATAGAGTTAACGGTATAATCCCATTAAATCGACCCACTTCTTCAGAAGCAGCTGCTGGAAAAAATCCTGTAAGTCATATAGGTAAAATCTATAATATTTTAAGTTATAAAATGGCTGAAAAAATTTATCAAGAAATTCCTGGAATAAAAGAAGTTTATGTATGGCTTTTAAGCGAAATAGGTCAACCTATAGATCAGCCTAAAATAGCTTCAGCTCAATTAATTCTAGAGCCGAACACAAACTTTTTATCTATTTCAAAACAAGTTAAAGAAATAATTCAAGATGAATTAAGTCGGATAGATCGGTTTTGCGAAAGTTTAGTTAAGGGAAAATATGAAATATGCTAA
- a CDS encoding divalent-cation tolerance protein CutA produces MYIVVFITCQNINEAKRIAETLLSKRLAACVNISSQIESLYWWKDKIEESKECLLIVKSKTTLLNKLINEVKSIHSYELPEIIALPIIGGNTDYIKWLNQETL; encoded by the coding sequence ATGTATATAGTTGTTTTTATAACTTGCCAAAATATTAATGAAGCTAAAAGAATAGCTGAAACGTTGCTTTCTAAAAGATTAGCTGCTTGCGTAAATATTTCATCTCAAATTGAAAGCCTTTATTGGTGGAAAGATAAAATAGAAGAATCTAAGGAATGCTTATTAATAGTAAAATCTAAAACAACTCTATTAAATAAACTAATTAATGAAGTGAAATCAATTCATAGTTATGAATTACCTGAAATAATAGCTCTACCAATTATAGGCGGCAACACCGATTATATTAAATGGTTAAACCAAGAAACACTTTAA